Genomic window (Acidobacteriaceae bacterium):
GCGGGCCGAGATGGAGCCGATGATGCGCGAACCGTGGCTCGTGCTGCGGCGGGAGTGGACGTGGAGGGCGAGCCTGCCGGGGGCGGCGATGGCGACGGCGCTGTGGTTTGCGTCGACGCTTTCGTTCGGGTTTTATGTGACGCGCTTTGCGAATTACGGACGCGTGTACGGATCGTTGGGTGCGGCGATTGCGTTGATGGTGTGGCTGTACATTATTGCGCTGACGGTGCTGATTGGAGCGGAGTTCAATGCGCAATATGCGCGGGCGCGGCGCGGTGGGGACGCGGCAGCGGCGCTGTGGAAGAACCGTCGACCATCAGTGCAGGTAGAATGACTGATTGATCAGGTGGAGATCGACAAACGGGCTCTGACGCCTGAGTGAAAAGAGAGAAATTGATGGACGCCAGAGACAACGGTGCGGGCCTGGGCATAGCCCGTAAAGCGAAAATTGTAGCGACACTTGGACCGGTATCGAGCACGGAAGATATGTTCCGGCAGTTGGTGCGGGCAGGGCTGGATGTAGCGCGGCTGAACTTTTCGCATGGATCGCATGAGCAGAAGGCAGAGCTGATCGCGATGGTGCGGAAGGTTGCGGCCGAAGAGGCGAAGCCGATCTGCATTCTCGGAGACTTGCAGGGGCCGAAGATTCGCACGGGCGTGCTGGTGGACCACAAGCCGGTGATGCTGGAGACCGGAAAACAACTGGTCATTACCCCGGACGCGGTGGAGGGCACGGCGGAACGTGTGAGCACGGTGTTCAAGACGCTGGCGGAGAATCTGAAGCCGGGAAATCGGATTCTGCTTTCGGACGGATTGATTGAGCTGCGCGTGGTGGAGCTGCGCGGCGCGGATGTGGTGACGGAGATCATCAACGGCGGGATGCTGGGCGAGAAGAAGGGCATCAATCTGCCGGGGATTCCGGTGAAGGTGCCTTCACTGACGGAGAAGGATGAGGCGGACCTGGAGTTCGCGATCAAGCAGGGTGTGGACACGATTGCTGTGTCGTTTGTGCAGACTGCCGAAGACGTGCTCTATGTAAAGCGAAGAGTGGCGGCGCTGGGCAGCGAGGCGTGGGTGATTGCGAAGCTGGAGAAGCCGCAGGCCGTGGACCACCTGGATTCGATCCTGGAGGCTGCGGACGGGATCATGGTGGCGCGTGGCGATCTGGGTGTGGAGGTGCCGCCGGAGAAGGTGCCGGCGATTCAGAAGCATTTGATTCGGAGGGCGTCTGAGTACAAGAAGCCGGTGATTACGGCGACGCAGATGCTGGAGTCGATGATTGAAAATCCGCGGCCGACGCGCGCGGAGGCGTCGGATGTAGCGAATGCGATTTACGACGGCACGGATGCGGTGATGCTGAGTGCGGAGAGCGCGGCGGGCAAGTATCCGGTGGAGTCGGTGGCGATGATGGCGAAGATCGTGGTGGAGACGGAGTCGCAGATGGCTCTGCTGCCGCGGCCGGTGACGATGGGAGCGCACAGGAAGTCGCTGAATATTCCGGAGACGATTTGTGAGTGTATGGCGCACTCGGCGCAGGATTTGGATCTGGCGGCGATTGCGATCTTTACGGAGACGGGCAATACGGCGAGATTGCTGTCGAAGTACAGGCCGGATGCGCCCATTTATGCGATGAGCCCGTTTGAGGATGTGGTGAACCGTTGCATGCTGCTGTGGGGAACGTGGCCGATCTGTTGCGAGCGGTTCAAGGATACCGACAAGCTGGTGGAGATGGCGGAAGACACGCTGGAGAATGGCGGGTTTGTGCGGTCGAAGGATGTGGTGGGGATTGTGGCGGGAACTGCGACGCGGACGGGCGCGACGAATTTCATGCGGCTGCATTTGATTGGTGATCGGTAAGCGAGGTTCTAGGTTCTAGGTTCTAGGTGCCAGGGTCCAGTGGAAGGCCGAGAGAGCTGAGGAGTGGGTAAGGGTTGTGGGGAATTCTGCAGTAGGTCGGGTTCGGCATTTTCGTGAGTTGATTGTTTGGCAGCGCTCCATGCAGTTGTCAGTTGCGATCTACGACCTGACGAAAGACTTTCCTCGGGAGGAGATCTACGGTCTCACGAGCCAGATGCGCCGGGCTTCCGTGTCCATATTGAGCAACATTGCAGAAGGGCACGGAAGGCACTCCCGTTTGCAGTTGGCGAACTTTACCTCAATGGCGAAGGGTTCATGCTACGAGCTTGAGGCGCAACTGCTTTTGACCCGAGAGCTCTCCTATGGAAAGTCCGACAAGGTCGATCGATCACAGGCGCTTTGCAATGAAGTGGGTCGCATGCTGCATTCAATGCTGAGCAAGCTGCAATCCACTGAGCCGCAGCCGCA
Coding sequences:
- the pyk gene encoding pyruvate kinase, translating into MDARDNGAGLGIARKAKIVATLGPVSSTEDMFRQLVRAGLDVARLNFSHGSHEQKAELIAMVRKVAAEEAKPICILGDLQGPKIRTGVLVDHKPVMLETGKQLVITPDAVEGTAERVSTVFKTLAENLKPGNRILLSDGLIELRVVELRGADVVTEIINGGMLGEKKGINLPGIPVKVPSLTEKDEADLEFAIKQGVDTIAVSFVQTAEDVLYVKRRVAALGSEAWVIAKLEKPQAVDHLDSILEAADGIMVARGDLGVEVPPEKVPAIQKHLIRRASEYKKPVITATQMLESMIENPRPTRAEASDVANAIYDGTDAVMLSAESAAGKYPVESVAMMAKIVVETESQMALLPRPVTMGAHRKSLNIPETICECMAHSAQDLDLAAIAIFTETGNTARLLSKYRPDAPIYAMSPFEDVVNRCMLLWGTWPICCERFKDTDKLVEMAEDTLENGGFVRSKDVVGIVAGTATRTGATNFMRLHLIGDR
- a CDS encoding four helix bundle protein; the encoded protein is MGNSAVGRVRHFRELIVWQRSMQLSVAIYDLTKDFPREEIYGLTSQMRRASVSILSNIAEGHGRHSRLQLANFTSMAKGSCYELEAQLLLTRELSYGKSDKVDRSQALCNEVGRMLHSMLSKLQSTEPQPQAST